One genomic segment of Cellulophaga sp. HaHaR_3_176 includes these proteins:
- the yidC gene encoding membrane protein insertase YidC has translation MEEKKIDANTIIGFVLIFGILLFMLWQNQPSDEEIEAEKAKQELVDKKAKQDAPVEKDLTSPATVNFQDSTAVANYKSTIGAFGFTKASDEITVLENNLVYMKISNKGGQIVEARLKKFKTYDSIPVYLIKDGNASFGINFSTSDNRVLDTKDLFFEPSLSDNGGNKVLSMKAKVSENQYLEYRYEMKPDEYLVDFSIKSQGLSNVINSSKPIDLDWKLKAIRHSKSIQYSNRYSELTYNYEDGKIDKLSDTSDKDEETEEDVRWLSYRQHFFSSILVTKKPFETAKLTSENLVKEESHTQKFMKIYESQMPLKIEGGELSYNMNWYYGPTDQKVLSQYKEIGLDDSIPFGWGIFGLINRYLFTPLFSFLSGFAPAGIAIIIMTILVRLAMSPVTYKSYLSQAKMKVLKPEIAEINEKYKDNQMKRQQETMKLNNKAGVSPLSGCVPALIQLPIFYSLFMFFPTSFALRQKSFLWADDLSSYDTIAQLPFTIPFYGDHVSLFPILASIAIFFYMMMTTGQNMTQQPGMPNMKFIMYLSPLMMLFFFNTYASGLSLYYFVSNLITIFIMLAIKNFILDDAKVHAQIQENKKKPKKENKFQRKMREMMEQAEAQKKAGK, from the coding sequence ATGGAAGAAAAGAAAATAGACGCCAATACGATAATAGGTTTTGTATTGATTTTTGGAATACTGCTTTTTATGTTGTGGCAGAACCAACCATCTGATGAAGAGATTGAAGCTGAAAAAGCAAAACAAGAATTAGTAGACAAAAAAGCAAAACAAGATGCTCCTGTTGAAAAAGATTTAACATCTCCAGCAACAGTTAATTTTCAAGATTCTACCGCAGTTGCTAATTATAAGAGTACCATAGGTGCTTTTGGTTTTACTAAAGCTTCAGATGAAATTACAGTTTTAGAAAACAACCTTGTTTATATGAAAATAAGCAATAAGGGTGGACAAATTGTAGAGGCTAGGTTAAAAAAGTTTAAAACATACGATTCTATACCGGTTTATTTGATAAAAGATGGTAATGCATCATTTGGTATTAATTTTTCAACTTCAGATAATAGAGTATTAGATACTAAAGATTTATTCTTTGAGCCATCATTAAGTGATAATGGAGGCAATAAAGTGCTTTCAATGAAAGCTAAGGTTTCTGAGAATCAATATTTAGAATACCGTTATGAAATGAAACCAGATGAGTATTTAGTAGATTTCTCTATTAAGTCTCAAGGGTTGAGTAACGTTATAAATAGTAGCAAACCAATTGATTTAGATTGGAAACTAAAAGCAATTCGTCACTCTAAAAGTATTCAGTACTCTAACCGATATTCTGAGTTAACATATAACTATGAAGATGGTAAAATAGATAAGCTTTCAGATACTAGTGATAAAGATGAAGAAACAGAAGAAGATGTTAGATGGTTATCATACAGACAGCATTTTTTTAGCTCTATTTTAGTAACAAAAAAACCTTTTGAAACAGCTAAATTAACATCAGAAAATTTAGTAAAAGAAGAAAGTCATACTCAAAAATTCATGAAAATATATGAATCTCAAATGCCTTTGAAAATTGAAGGTGGTGAGTTGTCATATAATATGAATTGGTATTATGGACCAACGGATCAAAAAGTACTATCTCAGTATAAAGAAATAGGTTTAGATGATTCTATACCTTTTGGATGGGGAATTTTTGGTTTAATAAATAGATATTTATTTACACCGTTATTTAGCTTTTTAAGTGGTTTTGCTCCTGCAGGTATAGCAATTATTATTATGACTATTCTTGTTCGTTTAGCAATGTCACCAGTTACTTATAAATCATACTTATCACAAGCAAAAATGAAGGTTTTAAAACCTGAAATTGCTGAGATAAATGAGAAGTATAAAGACAACCAAATGAAAAGACAGCAAGAAACGATGAAGCTGAACAACAAAGCAGGTGTAAGCCCGCTTAGTGGTTGTGTGCCAGCATTAATACAGTTGCCGATATTCTATTCGTTATTTATGTTTTTCCCAACTTCTTTTGCATTACGTCAGAAGTCGTTTTTATGGGCAGACGATTTATCTTCTTATGATACGATCGCACAATTACCTTTTACAATTCCTTTTTACGGAGATCATGTAAGTTTATTTCCAATATTAGCATCTATAGCAATATTCTTTTACATGATGATGACTACGGGTCAGAATATGACACAGCAACCAGGTATGCCTAATATGAAATTTATTATGTATCTATCACCATTAATGATGTTATTTTTCTTTAATACATATGCTAGTGGATTGAGTTTGTACTATTTTGTATCTAACTTGATTACTATATTTATTATGTTAGCGATTAAAAACTTTATTCTTGATGATGCTAAAGTACATGCTCAGATACAGGAAAATAAAAAGAAGCCTAAAAAAGAAAACAAATTTCAACGTAAAATGCGAGAAATGATGGAGCAAGCAGAAGCTCAAAAAAAGGCAGGTAAATAA
- a CDS encoding MSCRAMM family adhesin SdrC: MKTILKIFLALLLLNSCSADRQDLVDAINKPDPNTLDTDGDGVLDKDEKTDETDINDFCSFIANSQTLDATTEWGDADCDDDGVTNAVEIVDGTNIKLADTDDDGVDDGTEKEDGTDPTKKDSDNDGVDDGTEKTDGTDPLKSDSDTDGVNDGVEKEDGTNPLNSDSDTDGVTDGAEKADGTNPLLADTDGDTINDGIEKTDGTDPLKMDTDGDGVTDNIEKTDSTNPLDRCSFVLNNQQQTPDTAWNSADCDNDGVSNSAEVLNGTNPLVFDEIKIVSPLVGVWNLENAEIDNGTGVINYIGQTFDLTYTATSSSENLTLEFSEEPNIITSTGNYNTTLNYTFLGTDYTEEVTTESPFENGTWEVVNGNIIQITSNEDVNGNYTILEINDSTLILSTEINRIVPAGGVDIDSRGTLILTFSK; the protein is encoded by the coding sequence TTGAAAACTATTCTTAAAATTTTCCTTGCCCTTTTATTATTAAATTCTTGTTCTGCTGACCGTCAAGACCTTGTCGATGCTATTAACAAACCTGATCCAAACACTTTAGATACAGATGGGGATGGTGTTTTAGATAAAGATGAAAAAACTGATGAAACAGACATAAATGATTTTTGTTCATTTATAGCAAATAGCCAAACTCTTGATGCAACTACAGAATGGGGTGATGCTGATTGTGATGATGATGGTGTTACAAACGCAGTTGAAATAGTTGACGGAACTAATATTAAACTAGCTGATACTGATGATGATGGTGTTGACGATGGAACAGAAAAAGAAGACGGCACTGACCCTACCAAAAAAGATTCTGATAATGATGGTGTTGATGATGGAACAGAAAAAACGGATGGAACAGACCCATTAAAAAGTGATTCTGATACTGACGGTGTAAATGATGGTGTTGAAAAAGAAGATGGCACAAACCCTTTAAATTCAGATAGTGATACCGATGGTGTTACAGACGGAGCAGAAAAAGCAGATGGAACAAACCCATTATTAGCTGATACTGATGGTGATACTATAAATGATGGTATTGAAAAAACGGATGGAACTGACCCATTAAAAATGGATACCGATGGTGATGGTGTTACAGATAACATAGAAAAAACAGATTCAACAAACCCGTTAGATCGTTGTTCTTTTGTTTTAAACAACCAACAACAAACACCCGATACAGCTTGGAATTCAGCTGATTGTGATAATGACGGTGTTTCAAACTCTGCAGAAGTTTTAAACGGAACAAACCCTCTTGTTTTTGATGAAATAAAAATAGTTTCTCCTCTAGTTGGGGTATGGAATTTAGAAAATGCTGAGATAGATAATGGTACTGGTGTTATAAACTACATTGGCCAAACATTCGATTTAACATACACCGCTACATCTTCTAGCGAGAATTTAACTTTAGAGTTTAGCGAAGAACCTAATATTATTACATCAACTGGTAATTATAATACTACTTTAAATTATACTTTTTTAGGTACAGATTACACTGAAGAAGTTACAACAGAAAGTCCTTTTGAAAATGGAACTTGGGAAGTTGTAAATGGTAATATCATTCAAATTACTTCAAATGAAGATGTAAATGGTAATTATACTATTTTAGAAATAAATGATTCAACTCTAATACTAAGCACCGAAATAAATAGAATTGTACCTGCAGGTGGTGTTGATATCGACTCTAGAGGAACTCTTATACTTACATTCTCTAAATAA
- a CDS encoding CTP synthase: protein MSQTKYIFVTGGVTSSLGKGIIAASLAKLLQARGYRTTIQKLDPYINVDPGTLNPYEHGECYVTDDGAETDLDLGHYERFLNSTTSQANNVTTGRIYQSVIEKERRGEFLGKTVQVVPHITNEIKNRIQILGKSGDYDIVITEIGGTVGDIESLPYIEAVRQLLWELGDNNGIVIHLTLVPYLSAAGELKTKPTQHSVKTLMESGIKADILVCRTEHEISDEIKHKLALFCNVKREAVIQSIDASTIYDVPLLMQKEGLDTVTLQRLDLADNTSPNLDQWNVFLNKHKNPKNEVTIGLVGKYVELQDSYKSILESFIHAGAVNEVKVNVRSIHSEHLSGTNFEEKLKGLNAILVAPGFGERGIEGKIKAVQFARENNVPFLGICLGMQMAVIEFSRNVLGFADATSTEMNESTEHPVINLMEAQKNVTNKGGTMRLGSWDCELKEGSLVKEMYNNSKDISERHRHRYEFNNDYKEQIEKAGMVASGINKETGLVEIVEIPEHPWFIGVQYHPEYKSTVLNPHPLFVGFVKAALQHKK from the coding sequence ATGTCACAGACAAAATATATTTTCGTAACCGGTGGGGTTACATCTTCACTAGGTAAGGGTATAATTGCAGCATCATTAGCAAAATTATTACAAGCTAGAGGCTACAGAACTACAATTCAAAAACTAGATCCATATATCAACGTTGATCCAGGAACATTAAACCCATATGAACATGGTGAATGTTATGTGACTGATGATGGAGCTGAAACAGATTTAGATCTTGGTCATTACGAGCGTTTTTTAAATTCGACAACATCTCAAGCAAATAATGTTACTACAGGTAGAATTTATCAAAGCGTTATTGAAAAAGAACGTAGAGGAGAATTTTTGGGTAAAACTGTTCAAGTAGTACCTCATATCACAAATGAAATCAAAAACCGTATCCAAATTTTAGGAAAAAGCGGTGATTATGATATTGTAATTACAGAAATAGGTGGTACCGTAGGCGATATAGAGTCTTTGCCATATATTGAAGCTGTTAGGCAGTTGTTATGGGAATTAGGAGATAATAATGGTATTGTTATTCACTTAACACTTGTTCCTTATTTATCTGCTGCAGGTGAGTTAAAAACAAAACCTACACAACACTCTGTAAAAACTTTAATGGAGAGCGGTATTAAAGCCGATATTTTAGTTTGTAGAACAGAACATGAAATTTCAGATGAAATTAAACATAAACTAGCTCTTTTTTGTAACGTAAAAAGAGAAGCCGTTATACAATCTATTGATGCATCTACAATTTATGATGTGCCTTTATTAATGCAAAAAGAAGGTCTAGATACTGTAACATTACAACGTTTAGACTTAGCAGATAATACCTCTCCAAACTTAGATCAGTGGAATGTGTTTTTAAATAAACATAAAAACCCTAAAAATGAGGTTACAATTGGTTTAGTTGGTAAGTATGTAGAGCTGCAAGATTCATACAAATCAATTTTAGAATCTTTTATTCACGCAGGTGCTGTTAATGAGGTAAAAGTAAATGTTCGTTCTATTCATTCAGAGCATTTAAGTGGAACTAATTTTGAAGAAAAATTAAAAGGTTTAAATGCTATTCTTGTAGCACCAGGTTTTGGGGAAAGAGGTATAGAAGGTAAAATAAAAGCAGTACAGTTTGCAAGAGAAAATAATGTGCCGTTTTTAGGTATTTGTTTGGGTATGCAAATGGCTGTAATAGAGTTTTCTAGAAATGTATTAGGTTTTGCAGATGCTACTTCTACTGAAATGAATGAAAGTACTGAGCACCCTGTTATAAACCTTATGGAAGCACAGAAAAATGTAACAAATAAAGGAGGGACAATGCGATTGGGTTCATGGGATTGTGAGCTTAAAGAAGGTTCTTTAGTTAAAGAAATGTACAATAATAGTAAAGACATTTCAGAACGTCATAGGCACAGGTACGAGTTTAATAACGATTACAAAGAGCAAATTGAGAAAGCTGGAATGGTAGCTTCTGGTATAAATAAAGAAACAGGCTTGGTTGAAATAGTTGAAATACCAGAACATCCTTGGTTTATTGGTGTTCAATACCACCCAGAATATAAGAGTACTGTTTTAAACCCACACCCTTTATTCGTGGGCTTTGTGAAAGCTGCATTACAACACAAAAAATAA
- a CDS encoding hydroxypyruvate isomerase family protein → MKRRTFIGSAAAASIGVVACKSTNTSSTNTKEIFSLKNNINHSVCHWCFKDIPLEDFLIYLNELGVKAIDLMGPNEWPLLKKYNIHSTMCNGAEISLTEGWNDPQYHNILIKNYTEIIPKVAEAGYTNLICFSGNRKGMDDTIGLQNCINGLSKIIPLAEKHGVVIQMELFNQVDHPDYMCDKSAWGIQLCEGLKSENFKLLFDIYHMQIQEGDIIRSIQNNHKYFGHYHTAGVPGRNEIDDTQELYYPAIMRAILATGYTGYVAQEFIPKRENKLDSLKQGFTICDV, encoded by the coding sequence ATGAAAAGAAGAACGTTTATTGGGTCTGCAGCAGCAGCATCTATCGGAGTAGTAGCTTGTAAGAGTACAAATACAAGCAGCACAAATACAAAAGAAATCTTTTCTCTCAAAAACAACATCAACCATAGTGTCTGCCATTGGTGTTTTAAAGATATACCTCTTGAAGACTTTTTAATATACCTAAATGAACTTGGCGTAAAAGCTATTGATTTAATGGGACCTAATGAATGGCCTCTATTGAAGAAATACAATATACACTCTACAATGTGTAATGGAGCTGAAATTAGTTTAACAGAAGGATGGAATGACCCTCAATACCATAATATATTAATAAAAAACTATACTGAAATAATACCTAAGGTAGCCGAAGCAGGTTATACAAACCTAATATGTTTTAGTGGAAACAGGAAAGGTATGGATGACACTATTGGTTTACAAAACTGTATTAACGGTTTAAGCAAAATAATTCCGTTAGCTGAAAAACATGGTGTAGTTATACAAATGGAGCTTTTTAACCAAGTAGACCACCCTGATTATATGTGCGACAAATCTGCTTGGGGAATACAATTATGTGAAGGTTTAAAATCTGAGAATTTTAAACTTCTTTTTGATATTTATCATATGCAAATACAAGAAGGTGATATTATAAGAAGCATTCAAAATAATCACAAATACTTTGGACACTACCATACCGCTGGCGTTCCTGGAAGAAATGAAATTGATGATACTCAGGAATTATATTACCCAGCTATTATGCGTGCTATTTTAGCTACTGGATACACTGGTTATGTTGCTCAAGAGTTTATTCCTAAAAGAGAAAACAAACTAGATTCCTTAAAACAAGGCTTTACAATTTGTGATGTATAA
- a CDS encoding LysM peptidoglycan-binding domain-containing protein, protein MKKSILQFYITTLFVVLFSFSAFAQKFTTHSVKKGETIQSLSRQYKVTPESILNLNKEIKNADELKPNTILVIPLDAKATEAGNVTVKNTNSTTASNNDVVVVQEEPFGFETYKVKRKDNLFRLAEKFGVSQDAIKKYNKELYSVQLKKGMTLKIPKYRKVKPEENPFNEDFFEVYTVQPKETRWSIIHKYGITMDSLLVLNSDLSKDDTNIAAGRKLRLPKLAGSTTENQTTQLYISYTVPPKKGFYSIEKEFGATEKEIKALNPEVKELGLQEGMEIRIPQKKTSNTKVNTDNFIFYEVKNKETEYSLTRKLGLTYRELITLNPELQSGLKAGMVLKLPKGSDGDFEVKNSLVIENINLINSINKDNKPNLVIMLPFRLDKIDVENKQAASESVDRRKDANYSLGLYSGALVALDSIKKLGVSVNVSVFDTEKSVERTKELLFKSEIKNANAIIGPLDSASLQEVAVRAGANQIPVIAPLPAKSEISLSNVFYTVPSDEVLRNHIFEYVKENKATQNIVVITDDEHKGVKDLIVEQFPAAKSLQLIEKYSMKNKILALLSSKEENWVFLEADQFNTINSVISVLNASATDKIKIRLFTTSKGRAYDNQKINNAHLSNLSFTYPSVEGEETEDSFEAAYKRLNKGKSPDKLARRGFDITFDVLLKLAYKNNLIEASKFVGETTYSNNKFNYIQVPSAGYYNTASYIMSYNDMWVKEVKNN, encoded by the coding sequence ATGAAAAAATCAATATTACAATTTTATATAACTACACTATTTGTAGTGTTGTTTAGCTTTTCTGCTTTTGCACAAAAATTTACAACTCATTCTGTAAAAAAAGGAGAAACTATTCAAAGTCTTTCTAGACAATATAAAGTTACACCTGAAAGTATTTTAAATCTTAATAAAGAAATTAAAAATGCTGATGAATTAAAACCTAATACTATATTAGTTATTCCGCTAGATGCAAAAGCAACTGAAGCGGGTAATGTAACAGTAAAGAATACAAACTCAACTACAGCAAGCAATAACGATGTTGTTGTAGTTCAAGAAGAACCATTTGGTTTTGAGACCTATAAAGTAAAAAGAAAAGACAATCTTTTTAGATTAGCTGAAAAATTTGGAGTTAGCCAAGATGCTATCAAAAAATACAATAAAGAGCTTTATTCGGTTCAATTAAAAAAAGGAATGACATTAAAAATTCCTAAATACAGAAAAGTAAAACCAGAAGAAAACCCATTTAACGAAGATTTCTTTGAAGTATATACTGTTCAGCCAAAAGAAACAAGGTGGTCTATAATTCATAAATATGGAATTACAATGGATAGTTTGTTGGTTTTAAATTCAGACCTGTCTAAAGATGATACTAATATTGCTGCTGGTAGAAAATTAAGATTACCTAAGTTAGCCGGTAGTACAACAGAAAATCAAACTACACAATTATACATATCTTATACGGTACCGCCTAAAAAAGGTTTTTACTCTATAGAGAAAGAGTTTGGGGCTACAGAAAAAGAAATTAAAGCGCTTAATCCAGAAGTTAAAGAGTTAGGCTTACAAGAAGGTATGGAAATAAGAATACCGCAAAAGAAAACTTCTAATACAAAGGTTAATACTGATAACTTTATATTTTATGAGGTTAAAAACAAAGAAACAGAATATTCTTTGACACGTAAATTAGGACTTACTTATAGAGAACTAATTACTTTAAACCCTGAGTTACAATCGGGCTTAAAAGCTGGTATGGTTTTAAAATTACCAAAAGGTAGTGATGGAGATTTCGAAGTTAAAAACTCTTTAGTAATAGAAAATATAAATTTGATCAATTCTATAAATAAAGACAATAAGCCTAATTTAGTTATAATGTTGCCTTTTCGTTTAGACAAGATTGATGTAGAAAATAAGCAAGCAGCTTCTGAGTCGGTTGATAGAAGGAAAGATGCTAATTATAGTTTAGGATTATATAGTGGTGCACTTGTTGCATTAGATTCTATTAAAAAATTAGGAGTATCTGTTAACGTTTCTGTTTTTGATACAGAAAAGAGTGTAGAGCGTACTAAAGAATTACTGTTCAAGTCAGAAATAAAGAATGCTAACGCTATAATTGGCCCTTTAGATTCTGCTTCTTTGCAAGAAGTAGCAGTTAGAGCAGGTGCGAATCAAATACCTGTAATAGCTCCGTTACCAGCTAAAAGTGAAATTAGTTTATCTAATGTTTTTTATACAGTACCATCTGATGAGGTTTTAAGAAATCATATATTTGAGTATGTGAAAGAGAACAAAGCCACACAAAATATTGTTGTGATTACAGATGATGAGCATAAAGGTGTTAAAGATCTAATTGTTGAGCAATTTCCTGCAGCAAAATCACTTCAGTTGATAGAGAAATATTCAATGAAGAATAAAATTCTAGCATTATTATCTTCAAAAGAAGAAAATTGGGTTTTCTTAGAGGCAGATCAGTTTAATACAATAAACAGTGTTATATCGGTACTAAACGCATCAGCTACTGATAAAATTAAAATCAGATTATTTACAACCTCAAAAGGAAGAGCGTATGATAATCAGAAAATAAATAACGCACATTTATCTAATTTATCATTTACATACCCATCTGTTGAAGGGGAAGAAACTGAAGATAGTTTTGAGGCTGCTTATAAGAGGTTGAATAAAGGTAAATCTCCTGATAAATTAGCTCGTAGAGGTTTTGATATTACTTTTGATGTTCTATTGAAGTTAGCATACAAAAATAACCTAATAGAGGCTTCAAAGTTTGTTGGAGAAACAACTTATAGTAATAATAAATTTAATTATATTCAAGTGCCATCTGCAGGGTACTATAATACAGCTTCATACATAATGTCTTATAATGATATGTGGGTGAAGGAAGTGAAAAATAATTAA
- a CDS encoding DUF3820 family protein, translated as MLKPDTDKLIELAHYKMPFGKFKGRYLVELPEPYLIWFQQKGFPEGKLGNLLKAMTEIKINGLEGLIRKIQKDFPKQ; from the coding sequence ATGCTAAAACCTGATACAGATAAACTTATAGAACTTGCTCATTATAAAATGCCCTTTGGAAAGTTTAAAGGTCGCTATTTGGTTGAGTTGCCAGAGCCATATTTAATATGGTTTCAGCAAAAAGGTTTTCCAGAGGGTAAGCTAGGAAACCTATTAAAAGCAATGACAGAAATTAAAATAAATGGATTGGAAGGATTAATTCGGAAAATTCAAAAAGATTTTCCTAAACAATAG
- a CDS encoding DUF922 domain-containing protein, translated as MSFLKSIIFISLLFVINDGEQDDETILWESDKKLNWEDFKGEPQNQRAAAVTASGLTYRFSTTKNNGEVIAIDYEVTSFFYPNISWYRPEVCDDIILGHEQLHFDITELYARKFRKLLSEKKFTNDAKNEIKVIYQEINTALNDFQNQYDKETNFSRNREQQSLWSKNIEKALKAY; from the coding sequence TTGAGCTTTTTAAAATCTATTATATTCATAAGCTTGCTCTTCGTTATTAATGACGGAGAGCAAGATGATGAAACAATACTTTGGGAGTCAGATAAAAAGTTAAATTGGGAAGATTTTAAAGGTGAACCACAAAACCAGAGAGCTGCAGCTGTAACAGCAAGTGGTTTAACATACCGTTTTTCTACTACCAAGAATAATGGAGAGGTAATCGCAATTGATTACGAAGTAACATCTTTTTTTTACCCAAATATATCATGGTACAGACCCGAAGTTTGTGATGATATTATACTAGGTCATGAGCAATTGCATTTTGATATCACAGAGCTATATGCTCGTAAATTCCGTAAACTATTGAGTGAAAAGAAGTTTACAAATGATGCTAAAAATGAAATCAAAGTTATTTATCAAGAGATTAATACTGCATTAAATGATTTTCAAAATCAGTATGATAAAGAGACTAACTTTTCTCGAAATAGAGAACAACAATCTCTTTGGAGTAAAAATATTGAAAAAGCTTTAAAAGCTTATTAA
- the mnmA gene encoding tRNA 2-thiouridine(34) synthase MnmA, with amino-acid sequence MKKVVVGLSGGVDSSVTAYLLKEQGYEVIGLFMKNWHDDTVTISDECPWLEDSNDAMIVADKLGIPFQTVDLSTDYKERIVDYMFNEYERGRTPNPDVLCNREIKFDVFMKIAMQLGADYVATGHYCRKGTILNDDGTETYQLLAGKDGNKDQSYFLCQLSQEQLSKTLFPIGDLLKPQVREIAAANNLITADKKDSQGLCFIGKVRLPEFLQQKLKPKKGVIVEVPSTIETYQNIISEFSSKNEELAYFAQKPIYHLEDGKVVGEHQGAHYFTKGQRRGLDVGGTKEPLFVIETDVDENVIYTGQGKNHPGLYRRTLFVTDAELHWVRKDLELKEDETMEVLARIRYRQDLQKAKLYKIEGGLYVDFVEKQSAITEGQFVAWYLNDELIGSGVIS; translated from the coding sequence ATGAAAAAAGTTGTAGTAGGCCTTTCTGGTGGTGTAGATTCGAGTGTAACAGCCTATCTTTTAAAAGAGCAGGGTTACGAGGTGATAGGTCTTTTTATGAAAAATTGGCATGATGATACTGTTACAATATCTGATGAATGCCCATGGTTAGAAGATAGTAATGATGCTATGATTGTAGCAGATAAATTAGGTATTCCTTTTCAAACCGTAGATTTAAGTACGGATTATAAAGAACGTATTGTTGATTATATGTTTAATGAATATGAAAGAGGCAGAACACCTAACCCTGATGTTTTATGTAATCGTGAAATAAAATTTGATGTTTTCATGAAAATTGCAATGCAATTAGGAGCCGATTATGTAGCTACTGGCCATTATTGCAGAAAAGGAACAATATTGAATGATGACGGTACGGAAACATACCAACTATTAGCAGGTAAAGATGGTAATAAAGATCAGTCTTATTTTTTATGCCAGTTATCGCAAGAACAGCTATCAAAAACGTTATTTCCAATTGGTGATTTACTGAAACCTCAAGTACGAGAAATAGCAGCTGCTAATAATTTAATTACAGCAGATAAAAAAGATTCACAAGGTTTGTGTTTTATAGGAAAAGTACGTTTACCTGAGTTTTTACAACAAAAACTGAAACCTAAAAAAGGTGTAATTGTAGAAGTGCCTTCTACTATCGAAACATATCAAAATATCATTTCTGAATTTTCTTCTAAAAATGAAGAATTAGCATATTTTGCTCAAAAGCCAATTTATCATTTAGAAGATGGTAAAGTAGTAGGTGAACATCAAGGGGCTCATTATTTTACAAAAGGACAACGAAGAGGTTTAGATGTTGGAGGTACCAAAGAACCTTTATTTGTAATTGAGACAGATGTTGATGAGAATGTAATTTATACAGGCCAAGGTAAAAATCATCCAGGACTTTATAGAAGAACTTTATTTGTTACGGACGCCGAATTACATTGGGTACGTAAAGATTTAGAATTGAAGGAAGATGAAACAATGGAGGTTTTGGCACGTATACGATACCGTCAAGATTTACAGAAAGCAAAATTATATAAAATAGAAGGTGGTTTATATGTAGATTTTGTAGAAAAGCAATCAGCAATAACTGAAGGTCAGTTTGTGGCTTGGTATTTAAATGATGAGTTGATTGGTTCAGGAGTTATTTCTTAG